A single window of Dethiosulfovibrio salsuginis DNA harbors:
- a CDS encoding dihydroorotate dehydrogenase encodes MADLSVKIGSVSLKTPIVIASGTWGYDEELWRDDLLGHVGAVCSKAITDGKKEGNPGVRVWETPCGLLNSIGLQNTGIDDFVDKKLPELEGRGVPIIANVSMEDEKGLIRMVERLVPVSDRITALELNVSCPNVDHGCMSWGVSPVLTGQAVSMVRSRWSGPLWVKMTPQAPDPEAVGRAAQESGADALVVANTWLGMAMDVKARKPVFARKVAGFSGPAVFPLSLRLVWQVAGAVSIPIIGCGGVSSWEDLLSMVMAGASAVEVGTGLFRDLHMPESICKGLSRYMEAEGVKHVSELVGVAR; translated from the coding sequence ATGGCTGATCTTTCGGTTAAAATTGGGTCGGTTTCCCTGAAAACCCCTATCGTTATCGCCTCAGGAACCTGGGGATACGACGAAGAACTCTGGAGGGACGATCTCCTTGGTCATGTCGGGGCGGTATGCTCAAAGGCCATAACCGACGGTAAAAAAGAGGGTAACCCGGGGGTAAGGGTGTGGGAGACTCCCTGTGGGCTTCTCAACAGCATAGGCCTTCAGAACACCGGCATAGACGATTTTGTGGACAAAAAACTCCCCGAATTAGAGGGCAGAGGTGTGCCTATAATCGCCAACGTATCCATGGAGGACGAGAAAGGACTTATAAGGATGGTGGAGAGGCTTGTGCCGGTTTCCGACCGTATAACTGCCCTAGAGCTCAACGTCTCCTGTCCTAACGTGGATCACGGCTGTATGTCCTGGGGAGTTAGCCCCGTTTTGACCGGCCAGGCGGTCTCTATGGTCAGATCCCGCTGGTCTGGCCCCCTTTGGGTAAAAATGACCCCTCAGGCCCCCGATCCTGAGGCTGTAGGTCGTGCGGCTCAGGAGTCCGGCGCTGACGCTCTGGTGGTAGCTAATACCTGGCTAGGTATGGCGATGGACGTCAAGGCTAGAAAGCCGGTGTTCGCCCGTAAGGTAGCGGGGTTTTCCGGTCCCGCCGTCTTCCCCCTCTCTTTGCGACTGGTATGGCAGGTCGCCGGTGCGGTGTCCATTCCTATAATAGGCTGTGGCGGGGTGAGTTCCTGGGAGGACCTCCTCTCTATGGTTATGGCGGGAGCCTCGGCGGTGGAGGTAGGAACCGGACTTTTCAGGGACCTTCATATGCCTGAGTCCATCTGTAAAGGCCTCTCTCGTTACATGGAGGCGGAAGGCGTAAAACACGTTTCCGAGCTGGTCGGCGTGGCCAGATAG
- a CDS encoding iron-sulfur cluster-binding protein produces the protein MGRGVDDYSAVLTSVELIGEDVVYLRARCPELACEVEPGQFILLRDPAWGLDPLLMRPFAVAGVIGDDIEILLQVVGRGTEMLAQRKPGDPLVVRGPMGRGFSKPSSSPVYVAGTLGSAPLLFARDRFGAGRFVLGVPNGRWESFVLWLKRRCPELEVFSDDGSLGSKGNSLKGLSPDEDVSVMACGPGPMMAAMANMGLKDCQVSMESRMACGIGACSGCVIETSSGKKRVCADGPVFDLQEVVWNG, from the coding sequence ATGGGGCGTGGCGTAGACGATTATTCTGCGGTTTTAACCTCGGTAGAGCTTATCGGTGAGGATGTGGTCTATCTGCGGGCCAGATGTCCCGAATTGGCCTGTGAGGTGGAGCCGGGACAGTTTATCCTGTTGAGGGATCCCGCTTGGGGACTTGACCCTCTGCTGATGAGGCCCTTTGCGGTGGCCGGAGTGATCGGGGATGATATAGAGATACTTCTCCAGGTCGTCGGTAGGGGAACCGAGATGTTAGCCCAGAGGAAGCCCGGCGATCCCCTAGTCGTGCGAGGACCTATGGGTAGAGGGTTCTCAAAGCCCTCATCTTCCCCTGTTTATGTCGCAGGAACCTTAGGATCTGCCCCTTTGCTTTTCGCCAGGGATCGTTTCGGAGCTGGAAGGTTCGTTCTAGGGGTCCCTAACGGCCGTTGGGAGTCCTTTGTCCTGTGGCTAAAGAGGAGATGTCCTGAGCTCGAGGTCTTCTCCGACGACGGTTCTTTAGGGTCAAAAGGCAACTCCCTGAAAGGATTAAGCCCCGATGAAGACGTCTCCGTGATGGCCTGCGGTCCTGGTCCTATGATGGCCGCTATGGCTAATATGGGGCTAAAAGACTGTCAGGTGAGTATGGAGAGCCGGATGGCCTGTGGAATAGGGGCCTGCTCCGGTTGCGTTATCGAGACCTCCTCGGGCAAAAAAAGGGTTTGTGCCGACGGCCCGGTGTTCGACCTCCAGGAGGTGGTCTGGAATGGCTGA
- a CDS encoding TRAP transporter large permease, whose protein sequence is MTTLLICTLIAALFGSIPIFIALNGAVLLSIICFTSMPPMVIIQKAFGGIDKFALMSMPFFIFAANVMDTGGLSRRILDWTRCLVGSKKGGLAYTTQVTCMVFGALCGSSPATVVAMGKLLYPELVREGYPKGFSAGLITSAGSVALIIPPSITLIIYAAATGTSVGSLFMAGISAGVVYGLAGVVYIWIFSRKHDLAVSEPSSWSEIWTKTKDAVWSLMVPVIILGGIYMGVFTPTEAAGISVVYSLFVGIFIYREITMEKLYHVCLRSAVTCAQVLILVAAAQTFGWFLTVARIPQAVTSAVVANVTSPWMFLAMINVILLIVGMFMEGIAAIIILAPLFSPIASGMGIDPLHLGIVMVANLSIGNFTPPFGLNLFVANGVTGLPMSEIIPAVGRFILVSFVAVLVITYVPAISTFLPRLVYP, encoded by the coding sequence ATGACAACTCTCTTAATATGTACCCTTATAGCGGCCCTTTTTGGAAGCATCCCTATATTCATAGCCCTTAACGGTGCGGTGTTGCTCTCGATTATCTGTTTTACGTCGATGCCTCCTATGGTCATAATCCAGAAGGCTTTCGGTGGAATAGATAAATTTGCCCTAATGTCCATGCCTTTTTTTATATTCGCCGCCAACGTCATGGACACAGGAGGTCTGTCCAGAAGGATACTGGATTGGACCAGGTGTCTGGTCGGGAGTAAAAAAGGAGGTTTGGCCTACACCACCCAGGTGACCTGTATGGTTTTCGGTGCTCTTTGCGGCTCCAGTCCTGCTACCGTTGTGGCCATGGGGAAGCTCCTCTACCCTGAGCTGGTCAGGGAGGGATATCCAAAGGGATTTTCCGCAGGGCTCATCACCTCCGCCGGATCGGTGGCCCTTATTATCCCTCCGAGTATCACCTTGATAATATACGCAGCGGCGACGGGAACGTCGGTAGGGTCTTTATTTATGGCAGGCATAAGCGCCGGAGTAGTCTACGGGTTAGCAGGTGTCGTCTACATATGGATATTCTCCCGTAAACACGATCTCGCCGTCTCCGAGCCCTCCTCCTGGAGCGAGATATGGACTAAAACCAAAGACGCCGTGTGGTCTCTCATGGTCCCTGTGATAATCCTGGGAGGGATCTACATGGGGGTTTTTACCCCCACCGAGGCGGCAGGGATATCGGTGGTATATTCGCTGTTCGTGGGGATCTTTATCTACAGGGAGATCACCATGGAAAAGCTCTATCACGTGTGTCTTAGGTCCGCTGTGACCTGTGCCCAGGTACTAATACTGGTGGCGGCAGCTCAGACTTTCGGCTGGTTTCTAACGGTGGCTAGAATCCCTCAGGCTGTCACCTCGGCGGTTGTGGCCAACGTGACCTCTCCGTGGATGTTTTTGGCCATGATCAACGTGATTCTTCTGATCGTCGGCATGTTTATGGAAGGTATAGCGGCCATAATAATCCTGGCCCCTCTGTTTTCCCCTATAGCCTCAGGGATGGGTATAGATCCCCTTCATCTAGGGATCGTCATGGTGGCAAACCTGTCCATAGGGAACTTCACCCCTCCCTTTGGTCTTAATCTCTTCGTCGCCAACGGCGTTACCGGTCTTCCTATGTCGGAGATAATCCCTGCGGTAGGACGTTTTATACTGGTCAGTTTTGTGGCGGTGTTGGTTATAACCTACGTCCCGGCTATATCGACCTTCCTGCCGAGACTGGTCTATCCTTAG
- a CDS encoding aspartate carbamoyltransferase catalytic subunit — protein MSWERKGLTDLCDWSREDYEVFLGLASDYKRSLDSTSGRKKDILKGRVVVNLFFEPSTRTKVSFEMAEKLLGADVIDWSSSGSSLSKGETLRDTAWTLKAMGIDGLVVRHGRAGFPLFLQKLLPGVAIINGGDGARSHPTQALLDLLSATEALGSLDGVPVVIAGDVGHSRVARSVARAFSTMGARITFAGPKSLMPADVESLGGVYRPDGLQEVKDAGIVYLLRIQKERQQQEEFFPSTDEYHRYFGASTESIPQGTLIMHPGPINRGVEISSAVADGPNNLILDQVRSGVAARMAILDLCLGGVA, from the coding sequence ATGAGCTGGGAAAGAAAGGGTCTGACCGATCTTTGCGATTGGTCCAGAGAGGACTACGAGGTCTTTTTAGGTCTTGCTTCCGATTACAAAAGATCGCTGGATTCGACGTCCGGTAGAAAGAAAGACATATTAAAGGGCAGAGTGGTGGTCAACCTTTTCTTCGAGCCCTCCACCAGAACTAAGGTGTCCTTTGAGATGGCCGAAAAGCTTCTCGGTGCCGACGTTATAGACTGGTCCTCTTCGGGATCGAGCCTGTCGAAAGGGGAAACCCTCAGGGATACGGCATGGACTTTAAAGGCGATGGGAATCGATGGTCTAGTGGTTCGCCATGGCAGGGCTGGCTTTCCCCTCTTCCTACAGAAGCTCCTTCCCGGTGTCGCTATCATAAACGGTGGCGACGGTGCCAGGAGCCACCCGACCCAGGCTCTGTTGGATCTCCTGTCGGCCACCGAGGCCCTAGGAAGCCTGGACGGAGTTCCGGTGGTGATAGCGGGAGATGTAGGGCACAGCAGGGTGGCCAGAAGCGTCGCTCGAGCTTTTTCCACCATGGGAGCTCGTATAACCTTCGCAGGACCTAAATCCCTGATGCCTGCGGATGTTGAAAGCCTCGGCGGCGTCTACCGTCCCGATGGCCTCCAGGAGGTTAAAGACGCCGGAATAGTCTATCTTCTGAGGATCCAGAAGGAAAGGCAGCAGCAGGAGGAATTCTTCCCCTCTACGGACGAATATCATCGTTATTTCGGCGCGTCTACCGAGTCGATACCTCAGGGAACTTTGATAATGCATCCTGGCCCTATCAATCGAGGGGTCGAGATATCCTCTGCCGTAGCCGACGGACCAAATAATCTGATACTTGATCAGGTCAGAAGCGGAGTGGCCGCCAGAATGGCCATATTGGACCTTTGCCTTGGAGGTGTGGCATAA
- a CDS encoding Zn-dependent hydrolase: MFSGFDLCLDVLKKVNLHGKDLAGGFSRLAFREEDRRAREELMALMRALGFSLEVDRVGNIIGTVGNIGDGLPPVALGSHIDTVPQGGPYDGVLGVAMAIGAAKEIRENNPNHRYPLQVMVFSGEESSRFGIANVGSKAITGYLTLKDCFSYKDDDGVILFKAMRDFGLSPEWMGRSRLLPSSLKAFFEVHIEQGPFLHRSGIDVGVVEAIAAPTRMAVDIEGRADHSGACPMNMRKDALAAASEIVLAVESVGIDEYLHGTVATVGVCRIEPGAMNVVPGKAHLKIDLRGIKKESLERAYERIRSAIEGICFSRGVKLNFNLLSKGDPVVLDGGLRRLLGEVCDDLGLRWTDMPSGAGHDAMYVASSIPTAMIFVPCVEGISHNPSEEVELERIRPGYRALVGALERIMER; encoded by the coding sequence ATGTTTTCTGGGTTTGATCTGTGCCTTGATGTCCTTAAGAAGGTTAACCTTCACGGGAAAGACCTTGCTGGAGGTTTTTCAAGGCTGGCTTTTCGTGAGGAGGACCGCAGGGCCAGGGAGGAGCTTATGGCGTTGATGAGGGCACTGGGCTTTTCTCTGGAGGTGGATAGGGTAGGAAACATTATCGGTACTGTGGGAAATATAGGGGATGGCCTTCCTCCTGTGGCCCTTGGCTCCCATATAGACACGGTGCCCCAGGGAGGCCCTTACGACGGTGTCTTAGGGGTCGCTATGGCGATAGGTGCTGCTAAGGAGATAAGGGAGAATAACCCTAACCACCGCTATCCCCTTCAGGTTATGGTTTTTTCCGGTGAAGAATCCAGTCGTTTCGGTATCGCCAACGTAGGCAGCAAGGCGATTACGGGATATCTAACCCTCAAAGACTGCTTTAGCTATAAAGACGACGACGGCGTGATCCTCTTCAAGGCCATGAGGGATTTCGGACTCTCCCCTGAATGGATGGGCCGTTCCAGGCTGCTTCCCTCCAGTCTTAAGGCTTTTTTCGAGGTCCACATAGAACAGGGGCCTTTTCTGCACAGGTCGGGGATAGACGTAGGGGTCGTCGAGGCTATCGCCGCCCCTACTAGAATGGCTGTGGACATAGAGGGCAGGGCGGATCACTCCGGCGCTTGTCCTATGAACATGAGAAAAGACGCTCTAGCCGCAGCGTCAGAGATCGTTTTGGCGGTGGAGTCGGTGGGCATAGACGAATACCTTCACGGAACGGTGGCAACCGTAGGGGTCTGTCGCATAGAGCCTGGAGCGATGAACGTCGTGCCGGGAAAGGCTCATTTAAAAATAGATTTAAGAGGCATAAAGAAAGAAAGTCTGGAGAGAGCCTACGAAAGGATCAGGTCCGCAATAGAGGGTATATGTTTCTCTAGAGGTGTAAAACTTAATTTCAACCTCCTCTCCAAAGGAGATCCAGTGGTCCTGGATGGAGGGCTTCGCCGTCTCTTAGGCGAGGTGTGCGATGACCTTGGCCTTAGGTGGACCGATATGCCAAGCGGTGCCGGTCATGACGCTATGTACGTGGCCTCCTCCATTCCTACCGCCATGATCTTCGTTCCCTGTGTGGAGGGGATAAGCCACAATCCATCGGAAGAGGTGGAATTGGAGAGGATAAGGCCTGGATACAGGGCTTTAGTGGGAGCTTTAGAGAGAATAATGGAAAGGTAA
- the pyrR gene encoding bifunctional pyr operon transcriptional regulator/uracil phosphoribosyltransferase PyrR, whose translation MNLREKTIVMTEEDMDRVLRRIANEIVEKNRGVGDLVILGIQRRGVHLASRIRNMLRDSEGSKIPSGELDITLYRDDLAVLSDDPVVHSTSIPVSISGKNLVLVDDVLFTGRTIRAALDALMDLGRPASVQLAILIDRGHRELPIQPDYLGKMVPTSSSEIVEVKVKELDGEDRVVICDREVAI comes from the coding sequence TTGAACTTAAGGGAAAAAACCATAGTAATGACCGAAGAGGACATGGATAGGGTCCTTCGCAGAATAGCCAACGAAATAGTCGAGAAAAACCGTGGAGTAGGGGATCTGGTGATTCTGGGAATTCAGAGGCGTGGTGTCCATCTGGCCTCCAGGATAAGGAATATGCTCAGAGATTCTGAGGGAAGCAAGATACCCTCAGGGGAGCTGGATATAACCCTGTACAGAGACGATCTAGCGGTGCTATCGGACGATCCTGTAGTTCACAGCACGTCGATTCCGGTATCCATATCCGGCAAGAATCTGGTTTTAGTGGACGATGTGCTGTTCACCGGAAGGACGATCAGGGCTGCGCTGGACGCTCTGATGGATCTAGGAAGGCCGGCGTCGGTTCAGCTCGCCATATTGATAGACAGGGGACACAGAGAACTTCCCATTCAGCCCGATTATCTGGGGAAAATGGTCCCTACATCGAGTAGCGAAATCGTTGAGGTAAAGGTTAAGGAACTGGACGGAGAGGACAGAGTTGTTATCTGTGACAGGGAGGTCGCTATATGA
- a CDS encoding TRAP transporter substrate-binding protein: MKRFLMFSLICLFAITPMAAIAQEYPKMTIRLSHNQPVGSPEDMGAEKFKELVEAGSGGNMKVQVFPSMQMGSMREQTEATQMGTIDITVQPVAVLTPFVDELKIIDFPFLWPSSEVLYDVMDGPVGKKFYAFTERKGLVTLGLWASGFKQFTTRGHDIKLPDDFKGLKIRVMPSPLLIAQYKAWGANPIPIEYAELYNALQQRVVDGQENPIQTIAMNKLYEVQDRLIVSNHGFLAYLFVVNANWFNGLGDNAKDLIVRSEEEARKLQRAAQAEKEVQFLEEIKASGISVTYLSEDEHKAFFDRSRSVHEEFADTDVKKELLNDCYQAVEQ, translated from the coding sequence ATGAAGCGTTTTTTGATGTTTTCTTTGATCTGTCTTTTCGCCATAACCCCGATGGCCGCTATAGCTCAGGAATATCCCAAGATGACCATCCGGCTGAGCCATAATCAGCCTGTCGGCAGTCCTGAGGATATGGGAGCGGAGAAGTTTAAAGAGCTGGTGGAGGCGGGCTCCGGCGGTAACATGAAGGTACAGGTATTCCCCTCTATGCAGATGGGTTCTATGAGGGAGCAGACCGAGGCCACCCAGATGGGCACTATCGATATAACCGTACAGCCGGTGGCCGTCCTGACTCCTTTCGTCGACGAGCTTAAGATAATCGATTTCCCCTTCCTTTGGCCTTCGTCGGAGGTGCTTTACGACGTTATGGATGGACCGGTGGGAAAGAAGTTTTACGCCTTCACCGAGAGAAAGGGACTGGTTACCCTCGGTCTTTGGGCTTCCGGCTTTAAACAGTTCACTACCAGAGGGCACGATATAAAACTTCCAGATGACTTTAAGGGGCTTAAGATAAGGGTTATGCCCTCTCCTCTCCTTATAGCTCAGTATAAAGCCTGGGGAGCTAATCCCATTCCTATAGAGTACGCCGAGCTTTACAACGCCCTTCAGCAGAGGGTCGTAGATGGCCAGGAGAACCCAATTCAGACTATCGCCATGAACAAGCTCTACGAGGTTCAGGACAGGCTCATAGTGAGCAACCACGGATTTTTGGCTTACCTTTTCGTCGTGAACGCCAACTGGTTTAACGGTCTAGGCGATAACGCCAAAGACCTTATAGTCCGTTCTGAGGAGGAGGCCAGAAAGCTACAGAGAGCGGCTCAGGCGGAAAAAGAGGTTCAGTTCCTGGAGGAGATAAAAGCTTCCGGTATCTCTGTGACCTACCTTTCCGAGGACGAGCACAAGGCGTTTTTCGATAGAAGCCGGTCGGTTCACGAGGAGTTTGCCGATACTGACGTTAAAAAAGAGCTTCTCAACGACTGTTATCAGGCTGTAGAACAGTAG
- a CDS encoding dihydroorotase: protein MVLRKLFRGAQVIDPSQNLDSQMDILVEDGYVGWIGKGKPFHEGDVQEVDLHGLTLFPGLIDVHVHFREPGQEHKETIYTGGLAAVSGGFSQVIAMANTSPTVDSVDVLSSVMKKGKASPVRFNSVGAVTLGLKGRELAPMEAMAASGAVAFSDDGLTVADPSVMMKAFEKAASLGLPISVHCEDPLLWGDRTINRGAISERLSLQGVDATAEEAIIQRDILFAAKTGANVHVQHVSTALGVDIIRKAKADGIKVSAEVTPHHLLLTDDDVLTKGTNGKMSPPLRTKKDTLALQEALTDGTIDVIATDHAPHSDDEKAKSMMEAPNGIVGLETCLSLILSELVGKGKLGLSRMVQAMSCTPAALFGLPGGSLRPGSVADMTAVDMESSWVVDPAHFLSKAKNTPFAGMSLKGRGVMTVISGEIVFTSKK, encoded by the coding sequence ATGGTTTTGAGAAAACTTTTCAGAGGTGCTCAGGTAATAGATCCCAGTCAAAATCTGGATTCTCAGATGGATATTCTGGTGGAGGATGGATACGTAGGGTGGATAGGAAAGGGAAAGCCTTTTCACGAAGGTGACGTCCAGGAGGTAGATCTCCATGGGCTGACTCTTTTCCCCGGTCTCATAGATGTCCACGTCCACTTTAGGGAGCCAGGGCAGGAGCATAAGGAGACCATCTACACCGGAGGTCTTGCGGCGGTATCAGGGGGATTTTCTCAGGTGATCGCCATGGCGAACACCTCGCCAACGGTGGATTCGGTGGATGTCCTGTCCTCGGTTATGAAGAAAGGAAAAGCCTCCCCTGTAAGGTTTAACTCCGTAGGGGCGGTGACTTTAGGGCTGAAAGGGCGGGAGCTGGCTCCTATGGAGGCTATGGCGGCCTCCGGCGCTGTTGCCTTTTCCGACGATGGTCTGACCGTAGCCGATCCGTCGGTGATGATGAAGGCCTTTGAAAAAGCAGCCTCTCTCGGTCTCCCTATCTCCGTCCACTGCGAAGATCCGCTGCTCTGGGGTGACCGGACCATAAACAGAGGGGCTATTTCCGAAAGGCTGAGCCTCCAGGGAGTCGATGCCACAGCGGAGGAGGCGATTATACAGAGGGATATCCTGTTTGCCGCCAAAACGGGGGCCAATGTTCACGTCCAACACGTGAGTACCGCCTTAGGGGTGGATATTATCCGAAAAGCCAAGGCAGATGGGATAAAGGTATCCGCTGAGGTGACCCCTCACCATCTCCTTCTAACCGACGATGACGTTCTTACAAAGGGTACTAACGGAAAAATGAGTCCACCTCTCAGGACAAAAAAAGATACGTTGGCTCTACAAGAGGCCCTGACGGACGGCACTATCGACGTCATTGCTACCGATCATGCCCCTCATAGCGACGACGAGAAAGCTAAATCTATGATGGAGGCTCCTAACGGAATAGTTGGGTTGGAGACCTGCCTCTCTTTGATTTTATCCGAGCTTGTAGGGAAGGGAAAACTAGGTCTCTCTAGGATGGTTCAGGCTATGTCCTGCACCCCTGCCGCTCTTTTTGGCCTTCCCGGCGGCTCTCTCAGGCCTGGATCGGTGGCCGACATGACGGCTGTCGATATGGAGAGTAGCTGGGTCGTCGATCCCGCACATTTCCTCTCTAAGGCCAAGAATACCCCCTTCGCAGGAATGTCCCTAAAGGGCCGAGGGGTTATGACGGTTATCTCCGGGGAGATCGTTTTTACCTCAAAAAAATAA
- a CDS encoding amidohydrolase family protein: protein MGFVDLFVDLGSVSLDQLALKAKDQGIASVGIVSPVRDGLTGGVDIRSIPCAVGQDGSMKEMRKLKEISRTSLLYGGRRLGGDSKLLRTVMSYCSDMNCRLALIPDDMSMTSDSQVAEGRASSISGMKGFPSVAESTGVFRALELSRESGVSVHLHGISTARSIEIIRSFKDEGLNCSCSVVATSLCLTEEDLINSCWDPSFKTAVPLRSEKEQKALWEAIGDGTVDVVTSGYVGISEEERMVPFEEAPFGGTDYDRWIDSLFEVRESRCPQIPKDRLIHCLSSGPSGILGC, encoded by the coding sequence ATGGGATTCGTAGACCTTTTCGTCGACCTAGGCAGCGTCTCTCTGGATCAGCTTGCCTTAAAGGCAAAGGATCAGGGAATAGCCTCTGTAGGGATCGTCTCTCCCGTTAGAGATGGACTCACCGGAGGTGTGGATATACGGTCCATTCCCTGTGCCGTAGGACAGGATGGCTCGATGAAGGAGATGAGAAAGCTCAAAGAGATCTCCAGAACCTCCCTGTTGTACGGAGGACGGAGACTTGGCGGAGATAGCAAGCTTTTGAGGACCGTTATGTCCTACTGTTCCGACATGAACTGTCGGCTTGCGCTCATACCTGACGATATGTCCATGACCTCCGATTCCCAGGTCGCCGAGGGGAGGGCCTCAAGTATCTCCGGCATGAAGGGATTTCCATCGGTAGCCGAGTCTACCGGTGTATTCAGAGCCCTGGAGCTATCGAGAGAGTCGGGGGTTTCGGTCCATCTTCACGGCATATCCACCGCCAGGTCCATCGAGATCATCAGGTCCTTTAAAGACGAAGGGTTGAACTGTAGCTGTTCCGTCGTAGCGACAAGTCTGTGCCTAACCGAGGAGGATCTGATAAACTCCTGCTGGGATCCGTCTTTTAAGACGGCGGTGCCCCTTAGGTCTGAGAAAGAACAGAAGGCTCTGTGGGAGGCCATAGGCGACGGTACGGTGGACGTAGTTACCAGCGGTTACGTAGGTATATCCGAGGAGGAGAGGATGGTTCCTTTCGAGGAAGCCCCTTTCGGCGGAACGGACTACGATAGGTGGATCGATAGTCTCTTTGAGGTCAGGGAGAGTAGGTGCCCTCAGATCCCTAAAGATAGGCTTATCCACTGTCTTTCCTCCGGTCCTTCGGGTATTTTAGGCTGTTGA
- the pyrF gene encoding orotidine-5'-phosphate decarboxylase, giving the protein MNRDSLPLILALDVDSLATARRTMDVVKGKVDYVKIGPRLFALGGTSFVKEMVDYGFKVFLDLKLHDIPNTIKIAVEAFGDIGLWSLTLHAAGGRRMMEEAVAARDKMGSSMKLFGISVLTSFSEEVWAEATPGCPMDEALKKRAWLCGDCGMDGVVCSPLDLPIIASVASPDLLKVVPGVRLTPGGDDQTRVATPCDAFRNGADYVVMGRPIYTAPDIDQAMSLISQSIQEGLSK; this is encoded by the coding sequence ATGAACCGGGACTCTTTGCCCCTTATTCTGGCGTTGGATGTGGATTCTCTGGCGACAGCCAGAAGGACTATGGACGTCGTAAAAGGAAAGGTCGATTACGTTAAGATAGGCCCCAGGCTCTTCGCCTTGGGAGGAACTTCTTTCGTCAAGGAAATGGTGGATTACGGATTTAAGGTTTTCCTGGATCTAAAGCTCCACGATATCCCTAACACCATAAAGATAGCGGTAGAGGCTTTTGGGGATATAGGGCTATGGTCCCTGACCCTTCACGCCGCCGGTGGAAGAAGGATGATGGAGGAAGCTGTGGCCGCCAGAGATAAGATGGGTTCCTCTATGAAGCTCTTTGGGATATCCGTACTCACCAGTTTCAGCGAGGAGGTCTGGGCCGAGGCTACCCCCGGCTGTCCCATGGATGAGGCCCTTAAAAAGAGGGCATGGCTCTGTGGAGATTGTGGCATGGACGGAGTAGTCTGCTCTCCTTTGGACCTGCCTATAATAGCCTCCGTGGCCTCTCCCGATCTGTTGAAGGTAGTCCCCGGAGTAAGACTGACCCCCGGGGGAGACGACCAGACCAGAGTAGCCACCCCCTGCGATGCCTTTCGTAACGGCGCGGACTACGTAGTGATGGGACGTCCTATCTATACCGCACCGGATATCGACCAGGCCATGTCCCTAATATCTCAGTCTATCCAGGAGGGGTTGAGCAAATGA
- a CDS encoding TRAP transporter small permease — MWRFIDRLEDFFCAAAILTTALVLFVNVTLRYLFSSSTSWAEEFIKYLMIWITFIGGSICVRQGAHIRMDFLLGKLSESARLKADRTVYLLSALFCGSMAAYGGQIVLFTLKTGQVSPALKLPMWIVYLAIPLGCGLMAVRFSQRAIAAKGGRV; from the coding sequence ATGTGGAGGTTCATAGATAGGCTGGAGGATTTTTTCTGTGCCGCTGCTATTTTAACCACGGCACTGGTTCTGTTCGTCAACGTAACTCTAAGATACCTTTTTAGCTCCAGCACCAGCTGGGCGGAGGAGTTTATAAAGTATCTGATGATATGGATTACCTTCATAGGAGGCAGTATCTGCGTGAGGCAGGGAGCCCATATAAGGATGGATTTCCTCCTGGGTAAACTCTCCGAGTCCGCTCGGCTCAAAGCGGATAGAACGGTCTATCTTCTGTCCGCTCTTTTTTGTGGTTCTATGGCCGCCTACGGTGGGCAGATCGTGTTATTTACCTTAAAGACCGGTCAGGTCTCTCCTGCTCTGAAGCTCCCTATGTGGATAGTCTACCTGGCTATCCCTTTAGGATGCGGACTTATGGCGGTTAGGTTCTCTCAAAGGGCCATAGCGGCGAAAGGAGGGAGAGTATGA